TGGATCGCGGGATCGAGCAGCGCGCGGCGGCGCCGATTGTAAAAATCGTGTACCCGCGCCGGATCGCGCCGGAACGCGTCGGGCGTCGCCACGTCCTCGATCCGCACCGTCGCCCAGATGCCGTCGGCGTCGCGAAACGTGCTGAGGCCGGATTCTTTGGAAATCCCCGCTCCGGTCAGTACGACGATGCGTTTTTCGCGGTTCATGGGCGTGAACTTGCTCCCGGCAAGGGCTCCGATAATAATCCGCGTCGCATAATCCCGAAACCGCCGAATGCGGGAAAACCATGATTCGCGTTCTCTTCGTCTGCCTCGGTAACATCTGCCGCTCGCCCACCGCCGAAGGCGTGTTTCGCGCGCGTGTCGCGCACGCCGGGCTTGCGCACGCCATTGCGACCGATTCCGCCGGAACCCACGGCTATCATATCGGCGAGCCGCCCGATCCCCGGGCGCGCGCGGCGGCGAAACGGCGCGGCGTCGATATCTCGGATTTGCGCGGCCGCCAAGTCGCGCGCGAGGACTTCGAGCGTTTCGAATACGTGCTGGCCATGGATCGCTCGAACCTGCGCAACCTTGCCCGCTTGTGCCCC
The sequence above is a segment of the Rhodospirillales bacterium genome. Coding sequences within it:
- a CDS encoding NAD-dependent protein deacylase, whose product is MNREKRIVVLTGAGISKESGLSTFRDADGIWATVRIEDVATPDAFRRDPARVHDFYNRRRRALLDPAI
- a CDS encoding low molecular weight phosphotyrosine protein phosphatase, whose translation is MIRVLFVCLGNICRSPTAEGVFRARVAHAGLAHAIATDSAGTHGYHIGEPPDPRARAAAKRRGVDISDLRGRQVAREDFERFEYVLAMDRSNLRNLARLCPRGAESRLRLFLEFAPEGAPDEVPDPYYGGADGFEYVLDLAEAAADGLLAHIRELHLAGNNGPRGA